From the genome of Candidatus Methylarchaceae archaeon HK02M2, one region includes:
- a CDS encoding M48 family metallopeptidase, with product MPKLSIGDKEIDYRVKRGRGRKYVYLRFTKNFELEIILPKDSNVKPEEIIRKKRPWIERKYQELSERKQIFDVGGNKVLYKGKYHDLEVITSEKATIKMDKEKIILSTPDDMDHKTLLKNWMKRKTKSYLKRKIPTYADKFGIEINDFKVRNMKKWGTCNRKGELTFSSQLIALPEELVEYIILHEISHLSEFNHSKNFRCKLASLCPDYIEREMMLKNIVPIS from the coding sequence ATGCCAAAGCTATCCATCGGTGATAAAGAAATCGATTATCGAGTTAAAAGAGGGAGGGGTAGAAAGTACGTATATCTCAGATTTACTAAAAACTTTGAGCTAGAGATCATATTACCCAAGGACTCAAATGTAAAACCAGAAGAGATCATAAGGAAAAAAAGACCATGGATAGAGAGGAAGTATCAAGAATTATCGGAAAGGAAACAGATATTTGATGTTGGCGGTAATAAAGTCCTCTACAAAGGGAAATACCACGATCTAGAAGTTATAACTTCAGAAAAGGCGACAATAAAAATGGACAAAGAAAAGATTATTCTTTCTACACCTGATGATATGGATCATAAGACTCTGCTGAAGAATTGGATGAAAAGAAAAACCAAGAGCTATCTGAAGAGAAAGATACCAACCTATGCCGATAAGTTTGGAATAGAGATAAACGACTTTAAAGTCAGGAACATGAAGAAATGGGGGACCTGCAACAGGAAGGGTGAACTAACTTTCAGCTCACAACTCATAGCGCTTCCAGAAGAGTTAGTTGAATATATAATCCTGCATGAGATTTCTCACTTATCAGAATTTAATCATTCCAAGAATTTCCGGTGCAAGTTGGCGTCATTATGTCCAGACTATATAGAAAGAGAAATGATGTTAAAGAATATTGTACCAATTAGTTGA